The sequence below is a genomic window from Geothermobacter hydrogeniphilus.
GCTGAAGCGAAAATTCGAGCGTTTGAGCACAGATTTCGGCTCAATTGCCGCCTCATAGCAGTGGCTATGGGGCAAAATGGAGCTGGGATATGGGCCGAACGCGCGGATTTGCAGCCAGTTCATGGATAGTCCGACAGCCTCCCAAGGAAAGGATGAAACAGGATGAGTTGGTTATCAGGTATTATCGGCGGCGGCATCGGTGCCATGCTGGGCGGACCATTCGGCGCCCTGATCGGCGCCGCCATCGGCGCTTCGATGGGCGGCGGCCAGACCCGGCCGCAGCTCGAAGGCGGCTACGCCGGCGGCATTCATCCTTCCCAGCAGAAGCAGATGCTCTTTTTCACCGCTGCCTTTTCGATGGTCGGCAAACTGGCCAAGGCCGACGGCCGGGTCTGCGATGACGAGATCGCCGCTATCCGCCGCATTGCCAGGGACGCCATGGGACTCGACGAGCAGACCCGCCGCTTCGCCATCGAGATTCTCAACCAGAGCAAACAGAGTCCCGAAACCTTCGGCGACTACGCCCGCCAGTTCGGCGAACTCTTCTGGCAGCAGCAGGACATGTGCCAGTTCATGATGAGTTTCCTGTTCGAGGTCGCCATGGCTGACGGCAACCTGCATCCCGAGGAGGAGCGGATGCTGCTGGAAGCGAAGCAGGCCTTCCGACTGCCCGACGCCATCTATCAGTCCCTCTACGCGCGCTACGTCGGCCGGCAGCGGCCGGGCAGTCTCGGCCTGGAGGAGCATTACCGGACCCTCGGCGTCAGCAGCGACATCAGCGATGCCGACCTGAAGAAGCTCTACCGGAAAAAGGTCGCCGAATACCACCCGGACAAGATCGAGGGCAAGGGCCTGCCGCCGGAGTTCATCAAGTTCGCCAACGACAAACTGGCGGAGATCAACGCCGCCTACGAAGCAATCTGCAAAGCGCGGGGCATCTGAGCGGAATTCAGCAGGGTCTTCCGCAACAGTCAGAATTCATCCCCCTGCCACATCTCCTGCTCGAAGCGAACCACCCGGTTGCGCCCCTGTTCCTTGGCCCGGTAGAGGGCAACGTCCGCAAACTTGATACAGTGCCACAAAGTCTGCGCATCGGCGGGAAATTCGCTGGCCCCAACGCTGATCGTCTTGCTGAGAACCTCACGGTCGAGAATGAAACTCGAGGCCTCCACCCGGGAGCGGATCTTTTCTCCGATCGCCTCGGTCTGCCCCGCCTCCACATCCAACAGAATCACCAGAAACTCCTCGCCCCCGAAGCGAACCACGATATCGGCCTGACGCACACACTGCCGAATCACCGCCGCAGTCTCTTTCAGCACCAGGTCTCCCATATGGTGACCATGCACATCATTGACCTGTTTGAAATAGTCGATGTCGCACATCAGCAGGCCTGCCAACCGGCCGCGGCGCCTCAGTCCGGCCACGATGCCCTCGGTGTATTCCTGCAGGTAACGGCGGTTGTGCAGACCGGTCAAGGGATCGAGCAGAGCCGACTGCCGCAGCGCTTCCAGCAGTTTTTTTGATTCGATCACCGAAAGAGACTCCCTGACATACTGCTCCAGATGCGCCAGCCTGGTCTCCAGCTTCAGCCGCTGAATCCGGTTGTCCGGCAACGCAAATCCCACGTTCACCACCCCCGTCACTCCCCCGCTGACCAGCATGGGAATACAATAATGTCCCTTCCCCTTTCCGGCGGACTGGCAGTGGCAGATCTCCGGATAGTCCAGGTTGGAAATGACATGCCCGGTGCGCCGGACCTTGCAGAAACGTGCCTGTTCAAGGACCACCGCCTCACAGCCCGAAGCCATCTCTTCTTCCGGCGGCGGATAGACCAGATTCATCCGGTCAGCGTCCTTGTCGACTTCGAACAACACCGCGGAATCGAAATCGAAGTGGTCGGTAACCAGACGGCCGAGACGCTGATAGATTTGCGGCAGCGTTTCCTCCTCTTCGATCACTTTTTTGAACCGGGCCAGATGTTTCACCGAATCCATCAACCGATTGAACCGCTCGCCGAGGCGGCCAACCTCATCATGCGAATCGACCAGCACCTGCGGCTCCAGTTCGGCGCTACGGCCAGCGGCGACCAGATCGAGTCCATGCATGACCCGGCGCAGCGGTCGGGTAATCCCGGAACCGATCAGCATGGCCAACGCCAGAGTGCCACAGGCAAAAAAGACCGTACCGACCAACAGATCGTGCCGCAACCGGCTGAGATCGCGATCGATATCGTCAAGATAGATACCACTGCCCAGAATCCAGCCCCAGGGCTGAAAGAGCTTGACGTAGGAGATCTTCGGAACCGGATCCTGCCCGCCCGGCTTTGGCCAGCGATAGCTGACAAAACCGGCCCCCTTCTGTTTGCTGACCGCAACAAAATCACGAAACAGTAAATGGCCGGTCGAATCCTTGAAATCGGTCATATTCTGGCCGTTGAACTCAGTACGTATCGGATGCATGATCATGGTCATGTCGAGATCGTTGATCCAGAAATACTGATCCCGGTCATAGCGCAACTCACCAATCCGTCGGGCCGCTTCACGCCTGGCCAGTTCAACAGACAAACGACCTTCTTCGACCTGCCTTTCGTAGTATTCGAGCAGGGTGAAGGCCACCTCGACGACACTGCGGATGCCCTGTTTTTTCCCCTCCCGCATCTTGCCTTCGATCATCGGCAAAAAATAAAGCAGTGAAACCACAATGAACGCCGTCACACTGATCACCGAAATGCTGAGAATTTTCCAGAGAATCGGCCAGTGCCGGAATTGAATCCTGATCATGGGAACTCCTGACAGTTGTCACCTGCCCTCATCGACAGAACAACGTTTTGACAATAGTTGTTTTCTCTGAGGGCGCTCAACCATCAGATTCCACGACCCAAACCCTGTCCCCGAACGCGAATGATAGCCCCTTGACAAAATCGGCCCCTTTGGGCAGACTGCGACACATGCTGACCATGACCCTCAAGAAACAGACCAAGACCACCACCCGGACCACCAAACCGGGACGAGTGACGGTCTGTGTCCAGAAGGTTGCGTAAAGCGAAATTGAACGACACGCAATATACCGACGGCCACGGATCATCGCGATTCGTGGCCGTTTTTCATTTCCACCAACCCCCAATCCCTGCCCGCAGCGGGCAGCCGGACAGTTTCAAGGAGCGAGCCCAATGAACGTCGGATTTATCGGCTGGCGCGGCATGGTCGGATCGGTGCTGATGCAGCGCATGCAGGAAGAAAACGATTTCGCCGCCATCAACCCGGTCTTCTTTTCCACCTCCCAGGTCGGCCAGAACGCGCCCTTCGATGCCGGCAAACTGCTCGATGCCGTCGCCATCGATGAGTTGAAAAAGCTCGATGCCGTCGTCACCTGCCAGGGCGGCGACTACACGAAACAGGTTCACCCGCAGCTGCGTGCCGCCGGCTGGACCGGCATCTGGATCGACGCCGCCAGCAGCCTCCGGATGGCCGATGACGCGGTCATCATTCTCGACCCGGTCAACCGGGAGGTGATCGACGCCGCCCTGGCAGCCGGAAAGAAGGATTTCATCGGCGGCAACTGCACTGTCAGCCTGATGCTGATGGCCCTCGGCGGCCTGTTCCGCGCCGGGCTGGTCGAATGGCTCAGCTCGATGACCTACCAGGCCGCTTCCGGCGCCGGGGCACCGAACATGCGCGAACTGCTGACGCAGATGGGGCACCTGCATGACAGCGTCGCCGACCAGCTCGCTGACCCGGCTTCGGCGATTCTCGACATCGACCGCAAGGTCACCGCCGAGTTGCGCGGCAACGCCATCCCCACCGACAACTTCGGCTACCCGCTGGCCGGCAGCGTGCTGCCCTGGATCGACCGCGAGGTCGAGGACGGCCAGAGTCGCGAGGAGTGGAAGGGCTACGCCGAGACCAACAAGATCCTGCGCAGCACGACCCCGATCCCCATCGACGGCATCTGCGTCCGCATCGGCGCCATGCGCTGCCACAGCCAGGCCCTGACCATCAAGCTCAACAAAGATATTCCGATGGCCGATATCGAAGATCTGCTCGCCAACGACAACCCCTGGGCCGAACTGGTTCCCAACCGCAAGGAAGAAACCCTCGCCAGGCTGACCCCGGCGGCGGTCTCCGGCACCCTCAAAACCCCGGTCGGCCGGGTGCGCAAGATGAAGATGGGCCCGCAGTACCTCTCCGCCTTCACCTGCGGCGATCAGCTGCTGTGGGGCGCCGCCGAGCCGCTGCGACGGATGCTGCGCATCCTGCGCGAACAATCCTGAAACAGCGAACTCATTGCCGGCGAAGAGCACAGGGCATTGACCCGCCTGACTTCCCGGTTCGGGTTATACTCAGACAGGTGACGACAGACACGACAACGGAAAGCATGACCGCGATGGAAGACTACCGAGGCTACGAGCTGGGTCCGATCCGGCCGCCGAGCGAGGCGATGAGCCTGCTGCTGCGGGTGACGCGCAATTGTCCGTGGAACAAGTGCACCTTCTGCGGCGTCTACAAGCGGAAGCCGTTCAGTCTCCGCCCGGTGGCGCACGTCAAGCAGGACATCGACCGTATCCGCCATCATGTCAGCGCCATCGAAGACATCATCAACCGGCCCGGCGGCGGAAACCGGCAGGACCTGCTCGCCCTGCAGCCCGAGCAGCCGGAAAGTGAACAACTGGCATTCCACTCGGCCCTCAACTGGGTGCGCAGCGGGATGAAGTCGGTCTTCCTGCAGGACGCCAACAGCCTGGTCATCAAGCCCGACCGGCTGGTTGAAATCCTGCTGTACCTCCGCCAGGCCTTTCCCGACATCGAACGGATAACCTCCTACGCCCGCTCCCACTCCATTGCCCGCATCAGCGACGCGGATATGGCCCGGCTGGCCGCCGCCGGCCTCAACCGCATTCATATCGGCATGGAGTCGGGCGCCGACGAGGTGCTGGAACTGGTTAAAAAGGGGGTGGACAAAGAGACCCAGATTGTTGCCGGGCAGAAGGTGAAACGAGCCGGGATCGAGCTGTCCGAATACTTCATGCCCGGCCTCGGCGGCGACCGCTGCTCCCGGGAAAACGCCCTGGAGACCGCCGATGCCCTGAACCGGATCAATCCCGATTTCATCCGCATCAGGACCCTGGCGATCTCGCCCAGGCTGGACCTGTACCAGGATTGTCAGGAGGGAACCTTCCGCCAGATCGGCGACATCCGCATGGCTGAAGAATTGCTGCTGTTGCTCGACAACCTGCGCGGCATCACCAGCCGGATCAAGAGCGATCACATGCTGAACCTGTTCCAGGAGGTCGACGGCCAACTGCCGGACGACCGGGAAAGGCTGACCGCCCCGCTGCGCAGGTTTCTGGCGCTGCCGCCCGAAGAGCAGGTGCTCTATGTCGTCGGCCGGCGAACCGGGGTGCTCGCCAATCTCAGCGACCTGAACGATCCGCTACGCCGCGGCCAGGTGGAAACCCTCTGTGCCGAGAACAATGTCACCCCGGAAACCCTGGACGCGTTCACCGCCCGGGCGATGGCGCGCATGGTCTGAGCCTGAATCCGTCCGTGAGTCTCTGTCGGCAGAGACTCACGGACGGATTCAGGCTGAACGGTTCCGGACACTCTCATTCCCCTTTGCCGGCCTCTTCCGCCGACAACCGGCGCAGGTCATCCCCCAGAGGGGTACGCTCAGCAATCGGGAAGCCACGCTGCTCGATCAGTTGCCGCAGCAACTCGATCCGCTTTTCCGGATAAGGATGTGAAGCCAGCAGTCGGGATGGGCGCCGGCCTTTCTTCGCCGCCAGTCGGGCAAACAGGTCGGTTGCCCCGGCGGCCTGGCCGTAGCGGGCCACCAGCAACTCCAGGGCGTAGGCGTCGGCAGCCGCTTCCTGGCGGCGGGAATAACTCGCCTGCCAGGTCAGGAAGAGATCGGAAGCCAGTTCCGTCACCCCCGACCGTTCTCCGAACAGCAGCGCCGCAACCGCGGTGATCACCAGCCCCCGCCCCAACTGGCGCAGATGATCACGATGGGCAAAGTGTCCCAACTCGTGGGCCAGCACCATCGACAGCTCGTTTTCCGACGTCACTGCGTCCAGCAACCCGGAAAAGATCACGATGGTATTGCCCGGCAGGGCCACGGCATTGACCCGCGGATCGGAAGACAGCCGCACCCGAAAAATCCGGTCACGCAGGGGAGAGCCGGGCGGCAGGACGGCGGTCAGGGCATCGAGCCTCCGCTGCAGCGGGGCTGACTCCCGTGCCGGAAACTGCCGCCGGGCATAGTCCCCCAGCCAGTTCTCAACCCGCGTCGGCAGATGATCGACGGTCAGGTCGACCGCCAGCCCGAGGCCGCCGAACACCAGCAGACAGAGCAACAGCAACCCACCCAGCAGCCAGGCCAGTTCGGCCAGGGGATGGGTTCTCGAGACATTGACGTTTTCGTCGGGAAGTCGGGGGGTGAATTTCATCCGTTTATCCGGATTATGAGAAAATAAAGAATGCCGCCAAGATACCAAGAAGGCCAAAAACTCATTTAACGGAGAGGCGGAGAGAAGCAGAGAGGGAGAGAAAAATTTTTGGGTTTAAAACCAAAAATCTACTTTTGGTTTTCTCTGCGTTCTCTCCCTCTCAGCGACTCTCCGTTAAAAAAAGATTTTCCTGGCGCTCTTGGTATCTTGGCGGCCCAGAAGACCCTGAATCCGGTTACTTATTGAATACAATCGCCGTGCCGTAGGCAATCGCCTCAACACTGCCGACCTGGTTTTTCCGGTTGGCGTTGCGGCCGATGGTGGCGGTTTCGAGCCGCAGGTTGAGAATCATGCCGGCACCGCGCTGCTGCGCCTCGGCCTTCATCCGCAGGATCGCCTCGCGCCGCGCCCGGTCGACCAGCGATTCGTAGGCCTTGACCCGTCCGCCGAAGATGTTGCGCAGGATCGCCAGCAGGCGTTTGAAGTAGTCGATCGAAACCACCGTGCTGCCGCTGACCAGGAAGGCCTGCCGGACCCTGCCGGGAGGGAAACTGCCCTCGGCGGTGACCACGGCCAGGCGGACCAGCTCCCGCTCGCGTTTTTCGATCGACTTGTAGTGGCGTTTCTCGGCGAGACTGCCGGCGGCATACCCCAGGGCCAGCAACACGAGAAAAATCACCAGGTCGGGGGACTGGAGAAAGAACTCCACCATGGCCGCCCCCTATTCCACCCGCACCGCGGTGCCGTAGGCGAAGAGTTCCGCGGCCCCCTGAGCGACCGACGACGTGGCGAAGCGGATATTGACCACCGCGTTGGCGCCCATCTGCCGGGCCTGGTCGGACATCCGCTGCATTGCTTCGTTGCGCGATTCCTGCAGCAGCTCGGTATAGCCCTTGAGTTCGCCGCCGACCAGGTTTTTCAGACCGGCCATGAAGTCACGGCCGATATGCTTGGCACGCACCGTGCTGCCCTGAACGATGCCGAAGTGTTCAACAATTTTTTTGCCCGGCACGCTGCCGACATTGGTGAGAATCATACTGCCCTCCTGTTAACCTGAAACAGATTATTTTCGGCAAAGCATAATGAATTTTCGCTCACTTGGCAATCACGGAAAGAGCACCAAGACGACAGAGTCTTGCCTGCCGGACGCAGATCAGTTAACATGACCAACCTTGCAGGCCAGTAGCACAATTGGCTAGTGCACCGGTCTCCAAAACCGGGGGTTGCGGGTTCGAGTCCCTCCTGGCCTGCCAATTATCAAGAAGGGGAGCGGTCCACCCGCTCCCTTTTGCATTGCCTGAATCAGTGCGTTCCTTGTCGGCGGATAGCACAAGTCATTGATCTGCCTGGGCTTCCCAGAAATCACCAGCGAACCTATGGGTGCGCTTCAGATTTCTGGAAACCCCATTCAGGCCAAGCACTTGCACTCTCCATCCAACAAAAACTCACTGATTCAGGCATTGGAGAAACACGAATGTTTGACCGCATCATCATTCACTACAGTGAAATCGGCATCAAGGGCAAAAACCGCTCCTTCTTCGAGAACCAGCTGGTCAGGCGGATCAAGCAGGCCCTCGGCGAGCAGGCACGGGTTCACAAGCGTTACGGCCGCATCGTCTGCGTTCCGGAACCGGATGCCGATGCCGCACGGATCTCCGATGCCCTGCGCCGGGTTCCCGGCATCGCTCATTTTTCCATGGGCTGCGCCGCCGAAAAGGATCTCGAGGCGATCAGGGAGAAGGCGGTCGGGATGCTCTCGGAGATGGACTTCACCAGTTTCGGCGTCAAGAGCCGTCGTTCCGACAAGAGCTTCCCGGTCAACTCCAACGAAATCAACCGCCAGGTCGGCAGCAGCATCGTTCTCGGCCTCGACAAGAAGGTCAACCTGACCGACCCCGATCTCTGGCTCCACATCGAACTGACTCACGACGAGGCCCTGCTCTACAGCACCAAGATCTCCGGGCCCGGCGGGCTGCCGGTGGGCACCAGCGGCAAGGCGGTGGTTTCTCTCTCCGGCGGCATCGATAGTCCGGTGGCCGCCTGGATGATGATGAAACGCGGCTGCGAGCTGGTCTTCGGCCACATCCGCAACGAAACCCAGTTCGCCGGCGGAGCGGTCGGCAAGATCGAAAACCTGGTCGCCACCTTAAGCCGCAGCCAGCGGCGCTCGAAACTCTACATCTTCCCCTTCGGCGATATCCAGCGCCACATCATCGCCTTCGTCCCGGCCAAGGAGCGGATGATCATCTACCGACGCTGCATGATGCGCCTGCTCAACATGCTGGCAGAGAAGGAAAAGGCCGGGGCCATCGTCACCGGCGACTCCCTCGGCCAGGTCGCCTCGCAGACCATGGACAACATGCTCTGCATCCAGGCGGCGTCGAAGCGCCCGGTGCTGGCCCCCCTGGTCGGCCTCAACAAGGAGGAGATCATCACCATCGCCGAACGGGTCGGCACCTTCGAGGACTCGATCCAACCCTACCCCGACTGCTGTTCCTTCATGATCGCACCGCACCCCGACACCCGCGCCAGGCTGCCCGATATCGAGCGTTTCGAAGCCGCCATGCCGCAACTCGACGAGCTGCTGCAGGCCTGCCTCGACGGCGCCGAACTGCGGATCATTGATGCTGAGACCCCGGACGGAGCGGAGTCCGAAACGAAGACCTGAAACCGCCTGCCACTGAAGACGATCTTGCCGCGCCGGTTGCGGGGTGCTAAATTTATCGGATCGCCCCCCGCGAGGCAAACAAACTTTCTGGTTCGGGAAGGAATAAAACCCATGAGCGAAAAGACCGGCGTCAAACCCTCCTGTTCATCCTGCAGCGGCGTCTTCCAGAAACAGGGAGCGACCAACTGCTGGAGCGAACCGGGCCAGGGACCGGCCAAACCGGGCTACTGTCCGTCGGATCCCCATGCCGAGATCATCCGCGAAGCGTTCGAGAGCTACCGGGGGGACGATTTCGACGCCCGACTGGCCCGCATGGCGGCCAAGGTGGAAGGCCTCTGCTACCAGCCGGTGCCCGGCTCCGACGCGGTCAACGCCCGCTGGACGCGGGTCGAGGACACCATCGCCCTGTGCAGGCTGATGGGCTTCAAAAAGATCGGCATCGCCACCTGCATCGGACTGCTCGACGAAACCCGGCGCCTCTCCGAGATCCTCGCCGCCCAGGGCCTGGAACCCTTCTCCGCCTGCTGCAAGGCCGGCAGCATCGACAAGCTCGACCTGAACCTGAAAGAGGAAAACAAGGTCCGTCCCAACACTTTCGAACCGGCCTGCAACCCCATCGCCCAGGCCCGAATCTGCAATGCCGAACAGACCGACATGAACATCATCATGGGGCTCTGCGTCGGGCACGACATGCTGTTCAGCAAATATGCCGACGCCCCCGTCACCACCCTGGTCGCCAAGGATCGGGTCACCGGCCACAACCCGGTCAGCGTCCTCTACGGCCAGAATTTCTACTACAAGCGACTGCAGAAACAGCCGGTGCTGACGGACGAGGAACTGAAAGAAATCTGACATAGCTTGCGTTCCTCCTTTTTCCTGAAACAATTAAACAGGAAAAAGGAGGAACACACCATGCTCATCACTACCACTCCCCAGATCGAAGGCCGGCAGATCAACACCTACCTCGGCGTCATCACCGGCGAAGCGGTCCTCGGCGCCAATATCTTCAAGGATATGTTCGCCAATATCCGCGACATCGTCGGCGGCCGTTCCGGATCATACGAAAAGGAACTGCGCAAGGCCCGCGACTACGCCTTCGAAACCCTGCGTCAAGAGGCCGCCGAACTCGGCGCCGATGCCGTGGTCGGAGTCGACATCGACTACGAGGTTCTCGGCGAAAAAAACGGCATGCTGATGGTTTCGGTCAGCGGAACAGCTGTCAAGCTGGCCTGAAAAAACACCTCGAAACCAGCGGAATCCGTCGGTTTTCTCTCTTCTATCATTGCAACCTGAAATCAGAGCGTTACAGTTAACCTGAATCGGTGAGCCCCTTGCCGGCGGATAGCGCAAGCCATTGACCTGCCTGAACTTCCCCAAAATTAC
It includes:
- the djlA gene encoding co-chaperone DjlA, whose product is MSWLSGIIGGGIGAMLGGPFGALIGAAIGASMGGGQTRPQLEGGYAGGIHPSQQKQMLFFTAAFSMVGKLAKADGRVCDDEIAAIRRIARDAMGLDEQTRRFAIEILNQSKQSPETFGDYARQFGELFWQQQDMCQFMMSFLFEVAMADGNLHPEEERMLLEAKQAFRLPDAIYQSLYARYVGRQRPGSLGLEEHYRTLGVSSDISDADLKKLYRKKVAEYHPDKIEGKGLPPEFIKFANDKLAEINAAYEAICKARGI
- a CDS encoding diguanylate cyclase, whose product is MIRIQFRHWPILWKILSISVISVTAFIVVSLLYFLPMIEGKMREGKKQGIRSVVEVAFTLLEYYERQVEEGRLSVELARREAARRIGELRYDRDQYFWINDLDMTMIMHPIRTEFNGQNMTDFKDSTGHLLFRDFVAVSKQKGAGFVSYRWPKPGGQDPVPKISYVKLFQPWGWILGSGIYLDDIDRDLSRLRHDLLVGTVFFACGTLALAMLIGSGITRPLRRVMHGLDLVAAGRSAELEPQVLVDSHDEVGRLGERFNRLMDSVKHLARFKKVIEEEETLPQIYQRLGRLVTDHFDFDSAVLFEVDKDADRMNLVYPPPEEEMASGCEAVVLEQARFCKVRRTGHVISNLDYPEICHCQSAGKGKGHYCIPMLVSGGVTGVVNVGFALPDNRIQRLKLETRLAHLEQYVRESLSVIESKKLLEALRQSALLDPLTGLHNRRYLQEYTEGIVAGLRRRGRLAGLLMCDIDYFKQVNDVHGHHMGDLVLKETAAVIRQCVRQADIVVRFGGEEFLVILLDVEAGQTEAIGEKIRSRVEASSFILDREVLSKTISVGASEFPADAQTLWHCIKFADVALYRAKEQGRNRVVRFEQEMWQGDEF
- the asd gene encoding aspartate-semialdehyde dehydrogenase, producing MNVGFIGWRGMVGSVLMQRMQEENDFAAINPVFFSTSQVGQNAPFDAGKLLDAVAIDELKKLDAVVTCQGGDYTKQVHPQLRAAGWTGIWIDAASSLRMADDAVIILDPVNREVIDAALAAGKKDFIGGNCTVSLMLMALGGLFRAGLVEWLSSMTYQAASGAGAPNMRELLTQMGHLHDSVADQLADPASAILDIDRKVTAELRGNAIPTDNFGYPLAGSVLPWIDREVEDGQSREEWKGYAETNKILRSTTPIPIDGICVRIGAMRCHSQALTIKLNKDIPMADIEDLLANDNPWAELVPNRKEETLARLTPAAVSGTLKTPVGRVRKMKMGPQYLSAFTCGDQLLWGAAEPLRRMLRILREQS
- a CDS encoding radical SAM protein, encoding MEDYRGYELGPIRPPSEAMSLLLRVTRNCPWNKCTFCGVYKRKPFSLRPVAHVKQDIDRIRHHVSAIEDIINRPGGGNRQDLLALQPEQPESEQLAFHSALNWVRSGMKSVFLQDANSLVIKPDRLVEILLYLRQAFPDIERITSYARSHSIARISDADMARLAAAGLNRIHIGMESGADEVLELVKKGVDKETQIVAGQKVKRAGIELSEYFMPGLGGDRCSRENALETADALNRINPDFIRIRTLAISPRLDLYQDCQEGTFRQIGDIRMAEELLLLLDNLRGITSRIKSDHMLNLFQEVDGQLPDDRERLTAPLRRFLALPPEEQVLYVVGRRTGVLANLSDLNDPLRRGQVETLCAENNVTPETLDAFTARAMARMV
- a CDS encoding M48 family metallopeptidase yields the protein MKFTPRLPDENVNVSRTHPLAELAWLLGGLLLLCLLVFGGLGLAVDLTVDHLPTRVENWLGDYARRQFPARESAPLQRRLDALTAVLPPGSPLRDRIFRVRLSSDPRVNAVALPGNTIVIFSGLLDAVTSENELSMVLAHELGHFAHRDHLRQLGRGLVITAVAALLFGERSGVTELASDLFLTWQASYSRRQEAAADAYALELLVARYGQAAGATDLFARLAAKKGRRPSRLLASHPYPEKRIELLRQLIEQRGFPIAERTPLGDDLRRLSAEEAGKGE
- a CDS encoding YbjQ family protein — its product is MVEFFLQSPDLVIFLVLLALGYAAGSLAEKRHYKSIEKRERELVRLAVVTAEGSFPPGRVRQAFLVSGSTVVSIDYFKRLLAILRNIFGGRVKAYESLVDRARREAILRMKAEAQQRGAGMILNLRLETATIGRNANRKNQVGSVEAIAYGTAIVFNK
- a CDS encoding YbjQ family protein translates to MILTNVGSVPGKKIVEHFGIVQGSTVRAKHIGRDFMAGLKNLVGGELKGYTELLQESRNEAMQRMSDQARQMGANAVVNIRFATSSVAQGAAELFAYGTAVRVE
- the thiI gene encoding tRNA uracil 4-sulfurtransferase ThiI encodes the protein MFDRIIIHYSEIGIKGKNRSFFENQLVRRIKQALGEQARVHKRYGRIVCVPEPDADAARISDALRRVPGIAHFSMGCAAEKDLEAIREKAVGMLSEMDFTSFGVKSRRSDKSFPVNSNEINRQVGSSIVLGLDKKVNLTDPDLWLHIELTHDEALLYSTKISGPGGLPVGTSGKAVVSLSGGIDSPVAAWMMMKRGCELVFGHIRNETQFAGGAVGKIENLVATLSRSQRRSKLYIFPFGDIQRHIIAFVPAKERMIIYRRCMMRLLNMLAEKEKAGAIVTGDSLGQVASQTMDNMLCIQAASKRPVLAPLVGLNKEEIITIAERVGTFEDSIQPYPDCCSFMIAPHPDTRARLPDIERFEAAMPQLDELLQACLDGAELRIIDAETPDGAESETKT
- a CDS encoding DUF1847 domain-containing protein, with protein sequence MSEKTGVKPSCSSCSGVFQKQGATNCWSEPGQGPAKPGYCPSDPHAEIIREAFESYRGDDFDARLARMAAKVEGLCYQPVPGSDAVNARWTRVEDTIALCRLMGFKKIGIATCIGLLDETRRLSEILAAQGLEPFSACCKAGSIDKLDLNLKEENKVRPNTFEPACNPIAQARICNAEQTDMNIIMGLCVGHDMLFSKYADAPVTTLVAKDRVTGHNPVSVLYGQNFYYKRLQKQPVLTDEELKEI
- a CDS encoding heavy metal-binding domain-containing protein, with the protein product MLITTTPQIEGRQINTYLGVITGEAVLGANIFKDMFANIRDIVGGRSGSYEKELRKARDYAFETLRQEAAELGADAVVGVDIDYEVLGEKNGMLMVSVSGTAVKLA